A genomic region of Synechococcus sp. NOUM97013 contains the following coding sequences:
- a CDS encoding MFS transporter gives MTHLTEMKEPSYDYLGVIAASSALAIGVGLQRTELAVLGNMMVEAKWINSDNIGQLVGLNLAGYLAGCVHQTRIKREDQSLRMIRIALVVCVLIFFIEPLFPSMGWNTIWRLVSGWGCAHLVTGLPGFGTRKLHPDQKRLAMGIIFAGAGIAPLLDSVMLPLFVKSSPVAAWDFTGLFSILFAIPIWLLISRGLAEEREVKLSNQTDNNSSSSSSQDHANGGGSVSGAVNWSPALKIFALTTLLYGASQVSILTYQPLYVTSVFKVSTEVASNSFALVGFGYTLGAIIAGLVPKKIPTDSVLLASVVIGTFGTCLFVFSRVLSIVNFGAFLFAFWNGAYIGLIVARLTEVVGPHVVRPAWALFSFLLSIGFVSMTFIAGYISTFSVPLIFYVGLALVVINLILMSITAYSFKKQNL, from the coding sequence ATGACTCATCTGACCGAAATGAAAGAGCCTTCCTACGATTACTTAGGGGTGATTGCAGCTTCATCTGCTTTGGCTATCGGGGTAGGCCTGCAGAGGACAGAATTAGCTGTTCTTGGCAATATGATGGTTGAAGCTAAGTGGATTAATTCAGACAATATTGGACAACTTGTAGGATTAAATTTAGCGGGATACCTTGCTGGATGTGTTCACCAAACAAGGATTAAACGTGAGGATCAGTCCCTTCGAATGATTCGAATTGCACTTGTTGTTTGTGTTCTCATATTTTTTATTGAACCGTTATTCCCATCCATGGGATGGAATACGATATGGCGCCTCGTTTCTGGTTGGGGTTGTGCACACTTAGTGACAGGGTTGCCTGGTTTCGGCACACGAAAACTACATCCTGATCAAAAGAGATTGGCGATGGGGATTATTTTTGCAGGTGCAGGGATAGCACCGCTTCTAGACTCTGTGATGCTCCCACTTTTTGTTAAAAGCTCGCCAGTTGCAGCTTGGGATTTTACCGGCCTATTCTCCATACTTTTTGCAATTCCAATTTGGTTGTTGATTTCTAGAGGATTAGCAGAAGAGAGAGAAGTAAAGTTGTCTAATCAAACGGATAACAACTCATCTTCATCATCTTCTCAAGATCATGCAAATGGAGGTGGAAGTGTCTCAGGAGCAGTTAACTGGTCTCCCGCATTGAAAATATTTGCACTGACAACACTTCTTTATGGTGCCTCCCAAGTTTCAATTTTAACCTATCAGCCATTATACGTCACTTCAGTTTTTAAAGTATCAACTGAAGTCGCAAGTAATTCATTCGCTTTGGTTGGGTTTGGGTATACCTTAGGTGCCATCATCGCGGGATTAGTACCAAAGAAGATTCCAACAGATTCAGTTCTACTGGCTTCTGTTGTGATTGGAACGTTTGGAACTTGTCTATTTGTCTTTTCGCGAGTACTTTCTATTGTTAATTTTGGAGCATTTCTTTTCGCTTTTTGGAACGGTGCATACATTGGATTAATCGTCGCTCGTCTCACAGAAGTTGTTGGTCCTCATGTCGTCCGACCTGCATGGGCCTTATTCAGCTTTTTGTTGAGCATTGGATTTGTATCAATGACATTCATCGCTGGATACATATCAACCTTTTCTGTGCCTTTGATTTTTTATGTTGGCCTTGCACTTGTCGTGATTAATCTCATTCTCATGTCAATCACTGCGTACTCGTTCAAGAAGCAGAATCTCTAG
- a CDS encoding phytanoyl-CoA dioxygenase family protein has protein sequence MNLFNHFQKYGYCIQKGLVDVKEISNLLDSFEKFKISNGLYYSQSNHNWRRVNQDLDKYGLLEKSLENFTDLIWSPLLSINGKNILLSNRIEACLQEIHGKTIDFCMWQNMFFDKSTGTIDHIDTWYLDTDPMGSLIAAWIALEDIDGNGGEFHVYPGSHLSEYVKPDYWKSLDHDAFIKWSNDLSQEFKCKPIHLKKGDVLFWHPSLLHGSSNQRTEGHSRKSLTAHYYPVTYKRGGRGKSSEFSSKDYQLDVLNTNKNLRRFKSSPIYANRNRVNIQRSLVGLAKYALNFKNNDLLLMSRSNYEIEG, from the coding sequence ATGAATCTCTTTAATCATTTTCAAAAATACGGATACTGCATTCAAAAAGGACTAGTAGACGTCAAAGAAATATCAAATCTTCTTGATTCGTTTGAAAAATTCAAGATAAGTAATGGTCTCTATTACAGTCAATCAAATCACAATTGGAGAAGAGTGAACCAAGACCTTGATAAATATGGTTTACTAGAAAAATCATTGGAGAATTTTACAGATTTGATATGGTCGCCATTACTTTCTATTAACGGCAAAAATATTCTTTTATCAAATAGGATTGAAGCTTGTCTACAAGAGATTCACGGCAAAACTATAGATTTTTGCATGTGGCAAAATATGTTTTTTGACAAATCAACTGGAACTATTGATCATATAGATACTTGGTACTTGGATACTGACCCAATGGGAAGTTTAATTGCAGCATGGATTGCTCTAGAAGATATCGATGGAAATGGTGGTGAGTTTCACGTATATCCCGGTTCACACCTTAGCGAGTATGTTAAGCCGGATTACTGGAAAAGTCTTGATCATGATGCGTTCATAAAATGGTCAAATGACCTAAGTCAAGAATTCAAGTGTAAGCCTATTCATCTCAAAAAAGGGGATGTATTGTTCTGGCATCCTTCTCTTTTGCATGGTTCATCAAATCAAAGGACAGAAGGACATTCCAGGAAATCATTAACAGCGCATTACTATCCAGTCACTTACAAAAGAGGAGGCCGAGGTAAATCATCTGAGTTCTCATCAAAAGATTATCAGCTCGATGTTTTAAATACAAATAAAAATCTCCGAAGATTCAAATCATCGCCAATTTATGCCAACCGGAATCGAGTCAACATTCAAAGATCATTAGTTGGGCTGGCAAAGTATGCATTGAATTTCAAAAACAATGATTTACTGTTGATGAGCAGGAGCAATTATGAAATCGAAGGTTAG
- a CDS encoding GMC family oxidoreductase, translating into MKAFDYIIVGAGTAGAVIASRLTEDENIKVLLLEAGPHFTSIDETPRDLLDSRAVSVEDHDWHYITQVTPGRDFPYARGKVSGGCSAVNGVISLRGLPQDFRAWAAAGNTGWDWEDILPMYKRIENDIDFGYASYHGSSGKIPIQRFKPDQYSPVVAAFKESAMADGYAWVPDHNHPNGYDGVGPIPMNRAGDGSLRVSSSIAYLLEAQSRPNLTIKDRTMVNKVLFSGKDAIGVEVINSDDSVESIFGGEVILSAGTINSPSILLRSGVGPVDDLDRLKIDCVNNLQGVGSNLIDHSLAVVASYPKPGIVNESDDDVQMVIHYTAPGSAHINDMQIYCLGKLGAERFPGADPTRGLMFGTGIVINRPESRGRVTLQSSDPNQQPRIDHRLNSHAEDMRKMVDGVRRGYELLTTGALKDISEGVAVLTDDMLNDTKFIEQYITDRSATIWHAVGTCKMGPASDNHAVVDPYLKVHECSSLRVVDCSIIPDHVSRNPMLTCYAIAERLVDIIRAGH; encoded by the coding sequence ATGAAGGCGTTTGACTATATAATTGTCGGTGCGGGAACCGCTGGGGCTGTGATTGCCTCTCGGCTAACAGAAGATGAAAATATCAAGGTGTTGCTTTTGGAGGCCGGCCCCCATTTCACCTCCATTGATGAAACCCCTCGAGACCTTTTGGATTCTCGGGCAGTTTCTGTAGAAGACCATGATTGGCACTACATCACCCAGGTCACTCCAGGGCGAGACTTCCCTTATGCCCGAGGGAAGGTCAGTGGTGGCTGCTCTGCTGTCAATGGTGTGATTTCTCTCAGGGGTCTCCCTCAAGATTTCAGGGCATGGGCTGCAGCTGGCAACACTGGCTGGGACTGGGAAGACATTTTACCCATGTATAAACGAATCGAAAACGATATCGATTTTGGATATGCCTCTTATCACGGTAGTTCTGGAAAGATTCCTATCCAACGTTTTAAACCCGATCAGTATTCACCAGTTGTCGCTGCTTTTAAAGAATCGGCCATGGCCGATGGTTACGCCTGGGTGCCAGACCATAATCACCCCAATGGTTACGACGGCGTTGGGCCCATACCCATGAACCGAGCCGGGGATGGTTCACTTCGTGTTTCCAGCTCTATCGCTTACCTCTTGGAAGCTCAATCCCGGCCGAATCTGACGATTAAAGACCGAACGATGGTCAATAAGGTTCTTTTCTCTGGTAAAGATGCCATCGGCGTCGAAGTGATCAACTCGGACGACTCGGTGGAAAGCATTTTTGGTGGAGAAGTGATTTTGAGTGCTGGTACGATCAATTCTCCTTCTATTCTCCTTCGCTCAGGTGTTGGTCCTGTTGATGATCTGGATCGGCTGAAGATTGACTGTGTTAATAATCTCCAAGGGGTTGGTAGCAACCTCATTGATCACTCGCTCGCTGTTGTTGCTTCGTATCCAAAACCTGGGATCGTTAACGAGAGTGATGATGATGTTCAAATGGTGATTCATTACACGGCCCCCGGCAGCGCTCACATTAACGATATGCAAATTTATTGTCTCGGTAAATTAGGTGCCGAGCGTTTCCCAGGTGCTGATCCAACTCGAGGATTAATGTTTGGCACTGGTATTGTGATCAATCGACCCGAGTCCCGTGGTCGTGTCACATTGCAATCGTCTGATCCAAATCAGCAACCCCGTATTGACCATCGCTTAAATTCACATGCAGAAGACATGCGCAAGATGGTCGACGGGGTGCGGCGTGGCTATGAGTTACTTACTACAGGTGCACTTAAGGATATTTCTGAGGGAGTCGCCGTTTTAACCGATGATATGCTTAATGATACCAAGTTTATCGAGCAATACATTACTGATCGCTCTGCCACAATTTGGCATGCAGTTGGCACCTGCAAAATGGGCCCAGCTTCCGATAATCATGCTGTTGTTGATCCTTATCTAAAAGTTCATGAATGTAGCTCCTTAAGAGTTGTCGATTGCTCAATTATTCCAGACCATGTCTCTCGCAATCCAATGCTGACCTGTTACGCCATAGCTGAAAGACTGGTCGACATCATCAGGGCCGGTCACTAG
- a CDS encoding multicopper oxidase family protein, whose translation MSQFRIGSLYPVDRDGIPNVFLSSGYSLGQDSNGFYISENGSSNGSLKAQLEITTDPVDIKNVSAFITDWLVPQLTNKDDESSIFNQYLKSITSTPPSGGWGVYPNNELLEALSYIGYRGYGYDQAANQTGFWAETSTPSGLLYQEVLKKDNYFPEELWSNDKKIDTILSDFDSNALLKNLAVMSGASEEIPPLWYPSMLYTYGLKGKGTSYPGPVLMIKPGETLELEFDNNISIAGLTGMQAQMASLVENNSYGLNGGSMAGAMDSTNFHMHGGHVTPTGFGDNVVSRYTTGQDWTTIIDIPEDHGRGSYWYHPHFHPAVNTQVYGGLSGFMQVGDPLSLIPAFKDVPRNLGVIKTMQVGIDQTSGDYQLAAVNGNILGTEGLAANRASMFTINGEYQPEVDIKSGGWQSFSFSNQDNNYYMNIAMRHQKADGSWVELPLYIYGEDGHTYPQIRKASQGVLGYQQAENAINATSYKQASNLISLPSGKRLDLLVYLPAGKSELISAYGFEDANGQEFGVNNLRWQPDKYAELSTENTDFSDPNSGPGAIASFNVSSDSPDLNTQVLDNYIEQANQQINVQEISPQTTSEDYSSDAIPSVNLFEKDWNPTRQRQFNWQILQLVGPEDQWDIPTQKEVAKRAGTDFAVTKHELIPTSLDNPWLGYINPDLINDHVFPQGPLVIAQLGTMEEWSLRNWNWGGKSVANGGFFTSHPFHIHVNDYQVKQSDNELPDKRNLEDVTQLNSSGYNYVDSAGVNYKLDPLVGEFVAIDEALNPNSSDDLYTTGYNETTIRMLYQDFLGTYVHHCHLLEHEDAGMMQVVSVIENTDSSWIIPAESFGLNQKGLVLREADSLEQVTLDLQPELSNTLQRTQVGDITNDFVQDIILSFGGFNGSSGQVRIYDGSSLKKNQEAVLLSSFRPYEDSTLSPWAFNSDFTGDGKRDLITAGFVKSPDKDNQVKLPDLELIGWQAKETNYDWSNLYSYRPWENVADASSILLSSDSTAVGVGDYNLDNFDDYAFAYVDQGVLRIRILDGASVSLLNQTGQFEGGYLPDTDILTDIEYSPASTCCFDDLKSLSITSGFNSYSQSAIENLIVTAESKSGHSEVLTFQLNSGHFIATGSTQSDESKMDGHSEMNGHSDMAGGQAHSEHDHSSHQGHIMSTASLEGVNQVGGAFMLSLTNHQLIEPGLSSATPTFAGALANGALVIDDRLVLSQGASDGDYFIGNPSSSNDMANSTQDLYLNLEGINRVNIDDLTGITQPIQENPLYGSVIFDNAVDADQRVNLTLLAYQAYTNTMIKPSDLATLSVGNERSELSSRDLVDRILNDYSVQVESYYGESFDEMSIDSIARKAFNTLYDRNPSSAELSTLNSAVKNGLSKTDLPMAILRSTNGFDTYRVALLSAASKWSQAQWGTNSVIDGDFGQGFVARASNFDNLSNLLLGSGLVSGWAEANSLFEQYRDDVLTSLSGSPISDTGFF comes from the coding sequence GTGAGTCAGTTTCGCATCGGCTCCCTCTACCCTGTCGACCGTGACGGGATCCCAAATGTATTTTTATCATCTGGATATAGCCTCGGACAGGATAGTAATGGATTTTATATCAGCGAAAATGGTTCGAGTAACGGTTCTCTTAAGGCTCAGCTAGAAATTACGACAGATCCGGTTGATATTAAAAATGTAAGCGCTTTTATTACTGATTGGCTCGTCCCTCAATTAACAAACAAGGATGATGAAAGTAGTATATTCAATCAATATCTGAAATCGATAACAAGTACTCCACCTTCGGGTGGATGGGGTGTTTATCCCAATAATGAGCTCTTGGAAGCACTTAGTTATATCGGTTATAGAGGTTATGGTTACGATCAAGCGGCTAACCAAACAGGTTTCTGGGCAGAAACATCCACGCCGTCTGGCTTGCTGTATCAGGAGGTATTGAAAAAGGACAATTATTTTCCTGAAGAGCTGTGGAGTAACGACAAGAAGATTGATACGATCTTATCTGATTTTGATAGTAATGCCCTTCTCAAAAATTTGGCGGTAATGAGTGGAGCCTCCGAGGAAATACCACCTCTTTGGTATCCATCAATGCTTTATACCTATGGTTTAAAGGGCAAAGGGACATCCTATCCAGGCCCCGTCTTAATGATTAAGCCTGGTGAGACTTTAGAGCTGGAATTTGATAACAACATCAGTATTGCAGGCCTCACAGGAATGCAAGCTCAAATGGCGTCCCTGGTTGAGAATAATTCCTATGGGCTGAATGGCGGCTCGATGGCTGGCGCCATGGACAGCACTAATTTTCATATGCATGGTGGTCATGTAACACCTACTGGATTCGGAGATAACGTTGTTAGTCGATATACAACGGGGCAAGATTGGACAACCATTATTGATATTCCCGAAGATCATGGCAGAGGTTCTTACTGGTATCACCCCCATTTTCACCCAGCTGTTAATACACAAGTGTATGGCGGTTTATCTGGATTTATGCAAGTTGGGGATCCCTTAAGTTTAATCCCTGCATTTAAAGATGTACCTAGAAACTTAGGTGTGATTAAGACGATGCAGGTTGGCATCGATCAAACATCTGGCGACTATCAACTCGCCGCAGTGAATGGCAATATCCTTGGCACAGAGGGGCTGGCTGCTAATCGGGCTAGTATGTTTACAATTAATGGTGAATATCAACCAGAGGTTGATATCAAATCAGGCGGTTGGCAGTCGTTTAGTTTCAGCAATCAAGACAATAATTACTATATGAATATAGCAATGCGCCATCAAAAGGCTGATGGTTCTTGGGTTGAGCTTCCACTTTATATTTATGGTGAAGATGGTCATACTTATCCTCAGATTCGCAAAGCGAGTCAGGGTGTATTAGGTTATCAACAAGCTGAGAATGCTATCAATGCGACTTCATATAAGCAAGCCTCAAATCTGATTTCTTTGCCTTCTGGAAAAAGACTCGATCTATTGGTCTATCTTCCCGCAGGTAAATCAGAATTGATCAGTGCCTATGGTTTTGAAGATGCAAATGGACAGGAGTTTGGTGTTAATAATCTACGTTGGCAACCCGATAAATATGCAGAGCTTTCAACTGAAAATACTGACTTTTCTGACCCTAACTCAGGCCCTGGAGCAATTGCTTCGTTTAATGTTAGTAGTGATTCCCCGGATCTAAATACTCAGGTTCTAGATAACTATATTGAACAGGCAAATCAGCAAATTAATGTTCAAGAAATAAGCCCACAAACAACTAGTGAAGACTATTCCTCGGATGCAATCCCCAGCGTTAACTTGTTTGAAAAGGATTGGAATCCTACCCGTCAACGCCAGTTCAATTGGCAAATTTTGCAATTAGTTGGTCCTGAAGATCAATGGGATATCCCCACTCAAAAAGAAGTTGCTAAACGTGCAGGCACTGACTTCGCTGTCACCAAGCATGAATTGATTCCAACATCTCTCGATAATCCCTGGCTCGGTTATATCAACCCTGACCTCATCAATGACCATGTTTTTCCTCAAGGCCCATTGGTGATTGCACAGCTTGGAACTATGGAAGAGTGGTCGCTGCGCAATTGGAATTGGGGCGGTAAGAGTGTTGCGAATGGTGGTTTCTTCACATCCCATCCCTTCCATATTCATGTTAATGATTATCAAGTCAAGCAAAGTGATAACGAGTTGCCTGATAAGCGTAATTTAGAAGATGTCACTCAACTTAATTCGTCAGGATATAATTATGTTGATAGTGCAGGAGTTAATTACAAGCTCGACCCACTTGTCGGTGAATTTGTTGCGATTGACGAGGCTCTGAATCCTAATTCATCGGATGATTTGTATACAACGGGCTATAATGAGACAACAATTAGGATGTTATATCAAGACTTTCTTGGTACGTATGTCCATCATTGTCACTTGCTCGAGCATGAAGATGCTGGGATGATGCAAGTTGTTTCGGTGATTGAAAACACTGATTCTAGCTGGATTATTCCTGCCGAATCATTTGGCTTAAACCAGAAAGGTCTTGTTTTACGTGAAGCTGATTCACTTGAACAAGTGACTCTTGATTTACAGCCGGAACTTAGCAATACACTTCAGCGAACCCAAGTTGGTGATATCACTAATGACTTTGTTCAGGATATTATCTTGTCATTTGGTGGATTTAATGGCTCTTCTGGACAAGTTCGTATTTATGATGGTTCTTCGTTGAAGAAGAATCAAGAAGCTGTTTTACTGTCTTCTTTTAGGCCTTATGAGGATTCAACGTTGTCGCCTTGGGCTTTTAATAGTGATTTTACTGGTGATGGAAAGAGAGATTTAATCACTGCAGGATTTGTCAAGTCTCCAGATAAGGATAATCAAGTGAAACTTCCCGATTTGGAACTGATAGGTTGGCAGGCTAAAGAGACTAACTATGATTGGTCAAATCTATATAGTTACCGTCCTTGGGAAAATGTTGCTGATGCAAGTTCTATCCTGCTATCTAGTGATTCAACAGCTGTTGGTGTTGGAGACTATAATTTAGATAATTTTGATGATTATGCATTTGCTTATGTTGACCAAGGTGTTCTGAGGATCCGCATTCTTGACGGAGCGTCGGTTTCTCTGCTCAACCAGACTGGACAATTTGAGGGAGGTTATTTACCCGATACTGATATCTTAACGGACATTGAATATTCGCCAGCATCAACATGCTGTTTCGATGACCTTAAGTCGCTTTCAATCACCTCAGGTTTTAATAGTTATTCTCAATCGGCAATTGAGAATCTCATTGTCACTGCAGAGTCGAAATCTGGCCACAGTGAAGTGCTTACTTTTCAACTTAATTCTGGACACTTTATTGCCACAGGCTCAACTCAATCTGACGAGTCGAAGATGGATGGTCATAGCGAGATGAATGGTCATAGTGATATGGCTGGGGGGCAAGCCCATTCCGAACATGACCATAGTTCGCATCAAGGTCACATCATGTCGACGGCTTCTTTGGAAGGTGTCAATCAGGTTGGAGGTGCCTTTATGTTGAGCTTGACCAATCATCAATTGATTGAACCTGGTTTGTCGTCTGCGACTCCTACTTTTGCTGGTGCACTTGCAAATGGGGCTTTGGTTATTGATGATCGTTTGGTATTAAGTCAAGGTGCTTCTGATGGCGACTATTTCATCGGTAATCCATCTAGTTCTAACGATATGGCCAACAGTACACAGGATTTATATCTTAATCTTGAAGGAATTAATCGTGTCAATATTGATGATCTAACGGGGATTACTCAGCCTATACAAGAGAACCCGTTATATGGATCAGTGATCTTTGATAATGCTGTCGATGCTGATCAACGCGTGAATCTCACATTATTGGCTTACCAAGCCTATACCAATACGATGATCAAACCCAGCGATTTGGCGACCCTATCAGTTGGGAATGAGCGTTCAGAATTGTCATCTCGCGATCTTGTTGATCGAATCCTCAATGACTACTCTGTTCAGGTTGAATCGTATTATGGTGAGAGCTTTGATGAGATGTCTATTGACTCAATTGCAAGAAAAGCTTTCAATACTCTTTATGATAGAAATCCATCCTCTGCTGAGTTGTCTACTTTGAACTCTGCAGTCAAGAATGGATTGTCTAAAACTGACTTGCCAATGGCTATTTTACGTTCGACTAACGGCTTTGATACTTATCGAGTGGCCTTGTTGTCGGCTGCAAGCAAGTGGTCTCAAGCTCAATGGGGCACAAATTCTGTGATCGATGGAGATTTTGGTCAGGGCTTTGTCGCTAGAGCATCAAATTTTGATAATCTCTCTAATCTTCTTCTTGGCTCTGGATTAGTCAGTGGTTGGGCAGAAGCTAATTCTTTGTTTGAACAATATAGAGATGATGTGCTGACGTCGTTGAGCGGGTCTCCGATCTCAGATACCGGTTTCTTTTAA
- a CDS encoding FkbM family methyltransferase — MEKYTFSPDSKNDPLRSQKGQLRFVLENVFNYAKNGLHRNGYFVDLAAAHPKRFSNTFFLEKKLGWRGILIDANPYFTKLLRENRTSQVFECAITSSNETLVDFRIDNGELGGIVGDAFDNSYSIRGGELKSAKIIKVKTRTLESILDEANAPAVIDYLSLDIEGAEYEALKTFDFSKYRFRCMTVECPPLDLDLLLDSHGYVQVQHSKYDTFYIHKSQISEACLDNCNPHFFATPAKDW; from the coding sequence ATGGAGAAATATACTTTCTCACCTGATTCCAAAAATGATCCACTTCGTTCTCAAAAGGGTCAGCTCAGATTTGTTTTGGAAAATGTGTTCAATTACGCCAAAAATGGGCTTCATCGAAATGGATATTTTGTGGATCTTGCGGCAGCTCATCCAAAACGATTTAGTAATACTTTCTTTTTAGAGAAGAAGCTAGGTTGGCGAGGCATCTTGATCGATGCGAATCCTTACTTTACAAAACTACTGCGTGAAAACAGGACCAGTCAGGTATTTGAGTGCGCAATCACTTCGTCAAATGAAACTCTTGTTGATTTCCGTATTGATAATGGTGAGCTTGGAGGAATTGTAGGGGATGCGTTTGATAACAGCTACTCCATAAGAGGAGGTGAGTTAAAGTCTGCAAAGATTATAAAGGTCAAGACTAGAACTTTAGAGTCAATACTAGATGAAGCCAACGCGCCTGCAGTAATAGATTATCTTTCTCTTGACATTGAAGGAGCTGAATATGAGGCTCTTAAAACTTTTGATTTCTCCAAGTATAGGTTTAGATGCATGACGGTTGAGTGCCCTCCACTCGACTTAGATTTGCTTCTCGATAGCCATGGCTATGTACAAGTTCAGCATAGTAAATATGATACATTTTATATCCATAAATCTCAAATATCAGAAGCTTGTCTTGATAATTGTAATCCTCATTTTTTTGCAACGCCAGCAAAAGATTGGTAG
- a CDS encoding putative quinol monooxygenase, whose translation MKRTDSFISIYPLFRVKDGQMAAIKKITDEIISRGHGEEGTLLFTAAFSDTHLFLRESYVDHKAFHVHLDTVKDILDEFFSLLDLESLVIVASADDIQKMKLEMKTLGMEATYCVINNGFSI comes from the coding sequence ATGAAGCGTACTGACTCCTTTATCAGCATTTATCCTCTTTTCCGCGTGAAGGATGGTCAAATGGCTGCTATTAAAAAGATCACGGATGAAATTATCTCCCGTGGTCATGGCGAGGAAGGCACACTGTTATTTACAGCTGCATTTAGTGATACTCATTTGTTCCTCAGAGAAAGCTATGTTGACCACAAAGCTTTTCATGTTCATCTCGATACTGTCAAAGATATTTTGGATGAATTCTTCTCGCTGCTTGATCTGGAAAGCCTTGTTATTGTCGCCAGTGCTGATGATATTCAAAAAATGAAACTTGAGATGAAGACTCTCGGCATGGAAGCTACTTATTGTGTCATTAATAATGGATTTTCAATTTAG